One genomic segment of Pseudomonas sp. RU47 includes these proteins:
- a CDS encoding PhoH family protein, which produces MNAPIEPHRFILEPFEARRFANLCGQFDEHLRLIEQRLTIEIRNRGNQFELIGDPKLTTSAENLIRRLYRETKGSELSPDTVHLFLQESSVVELDNHAPAEASVALRTKKGMIRPRGLNQLRYVKEILGNDINFGIGPAGTGKTYLAVACAVDALEREQIRRILLVRPAVEAGEKLGFLPGDLSQKIDPYLRPLYDALYEMLGFEYVAKLIERQVIEVAPLAYMRGRTLNNSFIILDESQNTTVEQMKMFLTRIGFGSTAVITGDITQVDLPKGTKSGLHHVIEVLKDVPGISFTHFQPKDVVRHPLVQRIVEAYERFENRDEAPKDTSRNA; this is translated from the coding sequence TTGAACGCACCCATAGAACCACATCGTTTTATCCTCGAGCCCTTTGAGGCTCGCCGCTTCGCCAATCTGTGCGGGCAATTCGACGAGCATTTACGCTTGATCGAACAGCGCCTGACCATCGAGATCCGCAACCGCGGAAACCAGTTCGAGCTGATCGGCGACCCCAAACTCACCACGTCTGCGGAAAATCTGATTCGCCGCCTGTACCGGGAAACCAAAGGTTCAGAGCTGTCGCCAGATACGGTGCACCTGTTCCTGCAGGAATCGTCCGTCGTCGAGCTGGACAATCACGCCCCCGCCGAAGCCTCCGTTGCCCTGCGCACCAAGAAAGGCATGATTCGCCCTCGTGGCTTGAATCAGTTGCGCTACGTGAAGGAAATTCTCGGCAACGACATCAACTTCGGCATTGGCCCGGCCGGTACCGGCAAGACCTATCTGGCTGTCGCTTGCGCTGTCGATGCACTGGAGCGCGAGCAGATCCGTCGCATCCTGCTGGTACGCCCGGCGGTTGAGGCTGGCGAGAAACTCGGCTTCCTGCCCGGCGACCTGTCGCAGAAAATTGACCCATACCTGCGCCCGCTCTACGACGCGCTCTACGAAATGCTCGGCTTCGAATACGTCGCCAAGCTGATCGAACGTCAGGTGATCGAAGTTGCGCCGCTGGCCTACATGCGCGGCCGTACGCTGAACAACAGCTTCATCATCCTCGACGAAAGCCAGAACACCACCGTCGAACAGATGAAGATGTTCCTCACCCGAATTGGCTTCGGCTCTACAGCGGTCATTACCGGTGACATCACCCAGGTCGACCTGCCGAAAGGCACCAAGTCGGGTCTGCACCATGTGATCGAAGTGCTCAAAGACGTGCCGGGCATCAGCTTCACGCACTTCCAGCCCAAAGACGTCGTGCGCCATCCTTTGGTACAGCGGATCGTCGAAGCCTACGAGCGCTTCGAAAACCGTGACGAAGCGCCCAAGGACACCTCGCGAAATGCTTGA